The Nitrosospira multiformis ATCC 25196 region GTCCAAGCTGCGGGAATTTGTCTGCGCTGCCTTCTTCCGCCAGCTGGTAGCGGTAGGGGGCAGGCCCGGGATTGAACCATGCCCAGGCAAACCACAGGAGCAAAAGAATTCCTCCCGCCACCAGGAGAATGCCCAGTGAGGGGAGGAGTTTAGAGCCAGGCCGCGCCCCCGGGGTGGGGGCAGCGGCGCGGCTGGAAGTTGAGGCTGTCAAACTTGTTATCTAACCTTCAGTGCTGATAGTGCTTACTGACGCTCGCTTTTCTCGCGCCGGCGCCAGCCTGCCAGGGCAAGCGTGCCAGCTAGCAGCATGCCGCCACCCAGACCGCCAAGCGAGAGCTTCTCGCTGCTGTCAAGGTCGAACAGGCTTGCCTTGCGCTTGGCCTCGAGCTTCGCTACCTTCGCCTGCAACGCCGCCATTTCACGGATCTTGGTGTTCTCGTCCATGACTTCGACGTAGTCGCGGTTCATCGGGCCCCAGCCTTCGGTATAGGTCCAGCCGCCCGGGTTGACGTGCGCCAGCCCTACGTGCAGTTTGGGAAGGTTGTTCTCTCCCATTTCCAGTACCTTGAGCTCGATCGCAGCAGGGTTGTTGTCCTTGCTCCAGTAGAGCTGGGTGAAGCCTGCGAACATTTCCTTGTCGGGCGGCAGCGGCGTCGGACGGTTGGTCTTCTGGCCGGTCAGCAGCCCTTCCTTGTAGAGCTTCTCAGCCACCGCGTGCGCTTCCTTGTACTTGGCGATGCCGTGCAGCGTGCCCTTGTCCATGAATTCAAGATAGGAGCGGGCAAAACGCTCGGAGTGGCAGGAGGTGCAGGTCTTGACCCAGGAGTCAAGCCGCGCTTCCGACCATTCGCTGTTGATGTTCTCGGCTATGCCGGGAACCGCAGGGTAGTTGGCCCAGCGTATCTTCCTCACGACGTTGTGGCTGTACTTGCCTTCATATTCGAAGTGGCAGCCGGCACAGGTGGGCGCAGTCTGCCCGCCCTTGGTGTAGGCGTCCTTGAGCGGCGCGTTCCAGTTCCACTTGTCCCCCATGATCGCTACGGTCTTGCCGTGCTTGCTCATGGAGTAGGCTTCCCAGTTGTTGTGGTCTACCCCGCTGTGGCAGGTGGCGCATGCTTCAGGATGACGCGACTCGGCAGCAGAGAATTCGTGCCGCGTGTGGCAGGAGTCGCATTTGTTCTGGTTGGTGTGGCACATGCTGCAGCCTTCGGCAATCTCGCGCTGCGGCATGGAGGCAAATACCGCTACTTCTACGTTGGCCTTCCAGTCCAGCGAGTGCGAGGGGCGTCCCTGCGGCCATTGCTTGTTCGGCCATACCAGCGTGTCGCGCTCGGATTCGCGTTCGGCAAATTCCTGCAGGTGGCAGGTGCCGCATACGTCCGCCGTCGGCATCCGCAGATCCTTCATGTGGTCTGCCTTGTCCTTCTTGTTGATGTCAACGTGACAGTCGATGCATCCTACTTCCTTGAGCTTGTCGTTGGCCCCAAGCTTGCCCATCGAGCGAAGATTCTTCTCCACGTCTTCAAGCTTCGCCTTCTTGTAGTACGTCGGGTCTTCAGGCTTCAGGTTCCGGATCTTGTCCAGGTTCGCGTGCGTGCTCCGCTTCCACGCACTCACCCATACCGGCGATTCGTCCGTGTGGCATTTGACGCATTCCTCACGCGCCGCTACTTCCTTCATCGAGGTCGGCGGCTTGTAGTACGAGGCAGGGTCAAAGTACATGCTCATCGGGATCGGCTCCCAGTACTTCGCCAGCGTGCCGCGCCCCGCTCCCTGCGCAGGATCCTTGTATCGCTTCACCAGCGCCGAATGCAGTTCCTTCGGCGAGGCCGACTGCTCCAGCTTCAGCGCCTTATACGTCTCTTTGGGAACGCTGGGAAAGTTAGCCCACGTGGCGCCCGCAAACAGCACCCCACACGCAAGCGTAACCAGCCTCAGCCAAGGCTTCATTAACATCTGCTTCTCTCCTTTACTCCGTAATGATGTTGTTGTGTCTGAACCTGCAATTCCTGCCTGCTGCTGCTTGGAAATACGTCAAATCCATTAAAACTGGCGGATTTCCGGCCGGAATACCCCTAGCGACTTTAAAATTATTGTGGTCATACTGTATCGCTGGTTCATATAAACCGGTAGCACCAGTAGGGAGACTCTTTCTGGTGCCACTGAAAGCCCTTTTGAGGGAGAATATTCACCCACAAGTCTCGAACAACCTTCCCGATTTGCTTTTTCACACACTTCATACAGGATTGTCGATGTCGATATACTGGTGGCTGATGCCGAATTTTTCAGAAATGTGCTCTCCCAGGGCTTGCACGCCATATCGCTCGGTGGCGTGATGTCCCGCTGAAATAAAAGCAACGCTAGACTCGCGTGCAAGATGTACGGTTCGTTCTGAAATTTCCCCGGTGATGAACACGTCTGCGCCAAGGTCGATGGCGTCACCGAAATAATCCTGAGCGGCGCCGGTACACCACGCCACCCGTTTTACCAGCCGCGCGTCATCGCCGATCACCAGCGGGGTACGGGAAAGCGCTTGTTCTACACTTACCCGTAATTCTTTCAGATTCGATACGTTCGATGGCAAGCTTCCAAACATGCCGATACCTTGATCCCCGAAACGACTGGTTTCGCATAAACCCAGTTTGTGGGCCAACTGTGCATTGTTGCCCAGTTCGGGATGAGCATCCAACGGTAGATGATAGGAGAGCAAGCTGATGTCGTGTGCCAGCAGCAGGGCAATGCGCTGCCGCTTCATTCCGGTCAGACAGGGATTCTCACCGCGCCAGAAATAGCCGTGATGTACCAGAATCGCATCGGCCCGAGCCGCGATGGCAGCGTCGATAAAATCGAGCGACGCTGTTACGCCGCTTACCAGTCGCCGCACTTCGCGTCGCCCTTCCACTTGCAGCCCGTTTGGGCAATAATCATGAAATTTTGCGATATCGAGTAATCGGTTCAAATAGGCTTCGAGCTCATTCACTTGCATTGCTGCTCACCCGGTCGCATTCGTCTATGATTTAAAATCAATGCTGCTATTTTATCCCTGATTCCACATCTCTCAATCTATGCACAAGCTCTGGCTAGTTTTCGCGCAAGCTACCACGATAGTTCTGGCAGCCCTGTTTGTCGTTTCGACTTTACGCCCGGGTCTATTACCCTGGCAATCCGGAGATGGCGGTGTCGTAACCATAAAGGAAGCTCCGGTTGACAAGTCACACAAGGCAGAGGTCGAGCCTGCCCCTGGGAGCTTCAGTAGCGCGGCGAAAAAGGCCATGCCCTCCGTGGTGAATGTATTCACCACCAAGGAAATCAAGGCTGCCCCCCATCCCTTCATGGAGGATCCTTTCTTCCGGCGTTTCTTCGGAGATCGTTTCGAATCCCCTCAGAGCCGCCGCGCCGCCAGCCTGGGATCCGGGGTGATCGTGAGTCCGCAGGGATATATCCTTACGAACCATCATGTCATTGAAGCGGCGGATGAAATCGAGATTGCGCTGGCGGACGGGAGAAAAACGAAAGCGCGGGTCATCGGCTCCGATCCCGAAACCGATCTTGCAGTGGTAAGAGTGGATATGGAAGGACTTCCGGCCATCACTTTCGGATACTCCGACAATGCCCTGGTCGGCGATATTGTCCTTGCGATCGGTAATCCTTTCGGTGTGGGCCAGACGGTAACGATGGGGATTATCAGCGCACTCGGACGAACCCATCTGGGTATCAACACCTTCGAAAATTTCATTCAGACCGATGCTGCCATCAATCCGGGAAATTCTGGCGGTGCACTGGTGGATGCGTCGGGTAACCTCATCGGCATCAATACCGCCATAGTCTCCAGAACGGGAGGATCACTTGGGATAGGCTTTGCCATTACAGCAGGGGTAGCCAAGCAGATCATGGAGCAGATTATCCGGACAGGGGGCGTGACCCGTGGCTGGATCGGCGTGGAAGTACAGGATATGACGCCGGAACTTGCGGAGTCGTTCAAGCGCTCGACTACCAGCGGGGCGTTGATTGCAGGTGTGCTCAAGGGAGGACCTGCGGATCGTGCCGGAGTGAAGCCGGGTGACATTATTGTAGGAGTGGGAGGAAAAGAGGTAACGGATTCATCCGGCATGCTCAATCTGGTAGCGGCATTACCTCCCGGAAACATGGCGACCATTACAGTCATGCGTAACCAGAACAAGAAGGCAATCGAGATCAATGTTGGAAAACGTCCCAAGCCTCAGCCTCAGGAGCAGTTTCAGGAGCCCGAGGAGCTGGAATAAAAGCGGTTGTGGAAGAGGACGCAGTGACTATGGCATGAGATTGGAAATTATCTGAGCGAAAACGCGCTGTTTTTCCCCAGGCAATAACTCAGCTCCTCTTTCCTTCCTCTGTTCCGGTCTGGTCGGAAGGGGAATTCGTATCAGGACCGCCCGCTGGCTGATAAACGGCCAAAGTTTCCGAACGCCCGATGATTCCTGCAGCCAATATCCCGAGTTCATATAGCAGGTAGAGCGGCACCGCCAGCATGAATTGGGAAACAACATCCGGAGGCGTAAATATCGCGCCAACGACAAAAGCGCCGACAAGAACATAGCGGCGCATCGCTTTCAGCTTTTCAATGGTAACAAGGCCTATCCGAACCAGTATCACAACGAATATGGGTACTTCGAATGTGATGCCGAACGCGATGAACATGGTCAGCACAAAATCCAGGTATTTGCTGATGTCTGTCATCACTGCCACACCTTCCGGCGCGAAATGGGTAATGAATTCGAACACCAGTGGAAGGACGGCAAAATAGGCAAAAGCCATGCCGCACCCGAACAGAATGCTGCTCACCAGCACCAGGGGCAGTACCAGGCGCTTTTCGTGGGAATACAATCCGGGGGCGACGAATGCCCATATCTGGTAGAGAGTATGGGGCAGGGTAATGATAAAGGCAGCCATCATGGCCACTTTCATGGGTACAAAGAAGGGCGTAACCACTTCCGTCGCGATCATCTGCCCCCCTTGAGGGAGTTTCTCGAGCAAAGGCTGCGCTAATAAAGAATAAAGCTCACGGGCATAGTAGGCGCAGGGCAAGAAGCCGAGCAGAATACCTGCACACGCCCGAAGCAGCCGGGCCCGCAGTTCGACCAGGTGCGAGATAAATGTTTCGTCGGCACTCATGTGATGGAAGGTGGGCGGAAAAGGTTAGACCGATCCCCTTATACCGACTGTCGATAGTGAAGTACAGCGGGGATGAGGTATAAGCATGCGTCCAGTCGACTCCTGAGCATTCTTCCGGGAGGCGGAATTATTCAGCAGTTTCGCGCTCGCGATTTACACCGGGTCCGGCTGGGTCGGAATTCTTCGTAGATTGCACCGGCGGCGGAGCAGGTTCGGCCGGGGCCGGGGAGGAATTTTGTGGGGGTGAAGATTCTCCCGCCGGGGCTGTAGTAGGGGGAGGCATAGCGGAAGCTTCAGCACCTGCCTCTACCGTTTCCCGAAACTTATCCAGCTCGGTATGTACCGAATTTTCGATTGAACGACCCGTTTCCTCCACTGAGGCTTTCCATTTTTTCAGTTCGTCCAACTCGATTTCACGCTGGATGTCGCTTTTGACATCGTTGACATAGCGCTGTGCCCACCCGAACACATGCCCTAGCGTACGCGCCACCTTAGGGAGCCGTTCCGGCCCGATCACGATCAGTGCGACTGCCGCGATGACCAGAATTTCCGAGAAACTGATATCGAACATTTTGGCAAGAATAAGACCGGATCAAGCGATCGATAGCGACCGCGTCACTTCTCGCTTGCCGAGTCGCCGGTTGTCGCCGCTATCGGTATTCAGGATTTCGACTGAGCCTTATCTTTGATATCGGCATCGATAATCCGGGCCTCGGTGTGATTATGCGCGGATATCTCCTCTTCATCCGCGCTTTTTACACCTTCGCGGAAGCCCTTCACCGCCCCGCCCAGATCGCTTCCCAGATTACGGAGTTTTTTGGTACCGAATACCAGAACAACGATCAGCAGAACGATCAGCCAATGCCAGATGCTGAATGATCCCATTATTCCTCCTTTATCCCTTATCCTTTGCTCATTACCTTTATTTCCCGCGAGCAATCATTCCCGGCAGGCGTTCCATGCCACCGATGATGTGGATGTGCAGGTGATGTACTTCTTGGCCGCCTACTCGTCCAGTATTGATTACCGTACGAAAACCATCCGTACAACCTTGTTCCCTTGCCAGCTTGGGCACCAGTACCATCATCTCACCGAGCAAGGCGCTATGGGCATTTTCCACATCGGCAAGCGAGTTGATGTGCAGTTTGGGTATCAGCATGAAGTGTACCGGGGCCGCCGGGTGGATATCATGGAATGCATAAACGCGGGCATCCTCATACACTTTCTCGCTCGGAATTTCTCCTCGCACAATCTTGCAAAAAATACAACTGTCCATTTACTTATCCTGATTCATCCTGCCGATTCCGTTATCTGCCAGTCCTGCTTTGCGGGCAGCTTTTTCATCAATTCCTGAAACCCCTTCCCGCCGGCGTAACTCATCCAGCACATCCCCCAGCTTCAGATTATGATGAGCCAGTAACACCAGGCAATGAAACCAAAGATCCGCCGTCTCGCGCACTACGTGCGTGCTATCCCCATCTTTCGATGCCAGCAGAACCTCCGCTGATTCTTCCGCAATCTTT contains the following coding sequences:
- a CDS encoding multiheme c-type cytochrome, with the protein product MKPWLRLVTLACGVLFAGATWANFPSVPKETYKALKLEQSASPKELHSALVKRYKDPAQGAGRGTLAKYWEPIPMSMYFDPASYYKPPTSMKEVAAREECVKCHTDESPVWVSAWKRSTHANLDKIRNLKPEDPTYYKKAKLEDVEKNLRSMGKLGANDKLKEVGCIDCHVDINKKDKADHMKDLRMPTADVCGTCHLQEFAERESERDTLVWPNKQWPQGRPSHSLDWKANVEVAVFASMPQREIAEGCSMCHTNQNKCDSCHTRHEFSAAESRHPEACATCHSGVDHNNWEAYSMSKHGKTVAIMGDKWNWNAPLKDAYTKGGQTAPTCAGCHFEYEGKYSHNVVRKIRWANYPAVPGIAENINSEWSEARLDSWVKTCTSCHSERFARSYLEFMDKGTLHGIAKYKEAHAVAEKLYKEGLLTGQKTNRPTPLPPDKEMFAGFTQLYWSKDNNPAAIELKVLEMGENNLPKLHVGLAHVNPGGWTYTEGWGPMNRDYVEVMDENTKIREMAALQAKVAKLEAKRKASLFDLDSSEKLSLGGLGGGMLLAGTLALAGWRRREKSERQ
- a CDS encoding Nif3-like dinuclear metal center hexameric protein, with the protein product MQVNELEAYLNRLLDIAKFHDYCPNGLQVEGRREVRRLVSGVTASLDFIDAAIAARADAILVHHGYFWRGENPCLTGMKRQRIALLLAHDISLLSYHLPLDAHPELGNNAQLAHKLGLCETSRFGDQGIGMFGSLPSNVSNLKELRVSVEQALSRTPLVIGDDARLVKRVAWCTGAAQDYFGDAIDLGADVFITGEISERTVHLARESSVAFISAGHHATERYGVQALGEHISEKFGISHQYIDIDNPV
- a CDS encoding S1C family serine protease, giving the protein MHKLWLVFAQATTIVLAALFVVSTLRPGLLPWQSGDGGVVTIKEAPVDKSHKAEVEPAPGSFSSAAKKAMPSVVNVFTTKEIKAAPHPFMEDPFFRRFFGDRFESPQSRRAASLGSGVIVSPQGYILTNHHVIEAADEIEIALADGRKTKARVIGSDPETDLAVVRVDMEGLPAITFGYSDNALVGDIVLAIGNPFGVGQTVTMGIISALGRTHLGINTFENFIQTDAAINPGNSGGALVDASGNLIGINTAIVSRTGGSLGIGFAITAGVAKQIMEQIIRTGGVTRGWIGVEVQDMTPELAESFKRSTTSGALIAGVLKGGPADRAGVKPGDIIVGVGGKEVTDSSGMLNLVAALPPGNMATITVMRNQNKKAIEINVGKRPKPQPQEQFQEPEELE
- the tatC gene encoding twin-arginine translocase subunit TatC encodes the protein MSADETFISHLVELRARLLRACAGILLGFLPCAYYARELYSLLAQPLLEKLPQGGQMIATEVVTPFFVPMKVAMMAAFIITLPHTLYQIWAFVAPGLYSHEKRLVLPLVLVSSILFGCGMAFAYFAVLPLVFEFITHFAPEGVAVMTDISKYLDFVLTMFIAFGITFEVPIFVVILVRIGLVTIEKLKAMRRYVLVGAFVVGAIFTPPDVVSQFMLAVPLYLLYELGILAAGIIGRSETLAVYQPAGGPDTNSPSDQTGTEEGKRS
- the tatB gene encoding Sec-independent protein translocase protein TatB, with the protein product MFDISFSEILVIAAVALIVIGPERLPKVARTLGHVFGWAQRYVNDVKSDIQREIELDELKKWKASVEETGRSIENSVHTELDKFRETVEAGAEASAMPPPTTAPAGESSPPQNSSPAPAEPAPPPVQSTKNSDPAGPGVNRERETAE
- the tatA gene encoding Sec-independent protein translocase subunit TatA, whose translation is MGSFSIWHWLIVLLIVVLVFGTKKLRNLGSDLGGAVKGFREGVKSADEEEISAHNHTEARIIDADIKDKAQSKS
- a CDS encoding histidine triad nucleotide-binding protein is translated as MDSCIFCKIVRGEIPSEKVYEDARVYAFHDIHPAAPVHFMLIPKLHINSLADVENAHSALLGEMMVLVPKLAREQGCTDGFRTVINTGRVGGQEVHHLHIHIIGGMERLPGMIARGK
- a CDS encoding phosphoribosyl-ATP diphosphatase yields the protein MSDPDILFRLAETIEARKQSDPHASYVAKLLHDGRDKILKKIAEESAEVLLASKDGDSTHVVRETADLWFHCLVLLAHHNLKLGDVLDELRRREGVSGIDEKAARKAGLADNGIGRMNQDK